A region from the Medicago truncatula cultivar Jemalong A17 chromosome 6, MtrunA17r5.0-ANR, whole genome shotgun sequence genome encodes:
- the LOC25497156 gene encoding uncharacterized protein isoform X1, producing MRKKKKKNMEEEFVEIEVEESSLCFDDEIDFTYEFDAPMFYDFTTQETLFDDCEAEQWFEFAQSYPPSPFLMKFRYGNGGATENGNVTCGDPHHVSTMEDNNSRGVENCNQTAQDTLDGKIKALTKSSSSKSKVFTFMKPTASHLAKLKNPQEVQNPRNLRRIQEKSSASIDLLLTKRQKLESGYLRKVAQLKHQNLLTHKKTKEVDRTNVNLASKPNVTIPREPNLQTAMRAQRHKPKTNVESEEHAKSSFQVLKARPLTKKGGGTLNSNSISNSETRKNTSVGSRQEKCRTNSKPQGSTDDKKLSSKGERGVFRNIKVYPLESNDKRFTDEPPTELLSKLTLTSEAKQTAKSQSKKQSISKSLKENRPGSLRQEHEMMNLVKEEIQRLCGKQYQCAQEMGSLVTKQTCMLEIGH from the exons atgagaaagaagaagaaaaaaaacatggaagAAGAGTTCGTGGAGATTGAGGTTGAAGAATCTTCtttatgttttgatgatgagattgaTTTTACTTATGAATTTGATGCTCCTATGTTCTATGATTTTACAACACAAGAAACGCTTTTCGACGATTGTGAAGCAGAACAATGGTTTGAATTTGCACAAAGTTATCCACCTTCAC CATTTTTGATGAAGTTTAGATACGGAAATGGTGGTGCAACTGAAAATGGGAATGTTACTTGTGGGGATCCTCACCACGTTTCAACAATGGAAGACAACAATAGTAGAG GGGTTGAAAATTGCAATCAAACAGCACAAGATACTCTAGATGGTAAGATAAAGGCTCTAACAAAGTCAAGTTCATCAAAATCTAAAGTTTTCACTTTCATGAAACCAACGGCAAGTCATTTGGCAAAGCTGAAGAACCCTCAAGAAGTTCAAAACCCTCGAAATTTAAGAAG GATTCAAGAAAAAAGTTCTGCATCCATAGATTTACTATTAACGAAGAGGCAAAAGCTTGAGTCCGGTTACTTGCGCAAG GTTGCTCAGTTGAAGCATCAAAATCTTCTTACACATAAGAAAACTAAGGAG GTTGATCGTACCAATGTAAATTTAGCCTCTAAACCAAATGTTACTATTCCTAGAGAACCTAATCTCCAAACAGCAATGAGAGCACAAAGACACAA ACCTAAAACTAATGTAGAATCAGAGGAGCATGCAAAATCAAGTTTTCAGGTTCTTAAAGCGCGGCCCTTAACTAAAAAA GGTGGAGGTACATTGAACAGCAATTCCATCTCAAATAGCGAAACAAG gaaaaacaccAGTGTTGGCTCAAGGCAAGAAAAGTGTCGAACGAATAGCAAACCTCAAGGTAGCACTGATGATAAG AAACTCTCAAGTAAAGGAGAAAGAGGTGTCTTCCGAAATATCAAAGTATATCCCTTG gaATCAAACGACAAGAGATTTACCGATGAACCACCAACAGAATTACTTAGCAAG CTCACCCTAACATCTGAAGCCAAACAAACTGCAAAATCACAATCAAAGAAGCAGTCAATTTCTAAG AGTTTGAAGGAAAATAGACCTGGATCATTGCGCCAGGAGCATGAG ATGATGAACTTGGTCAAAGAAGAAATTCAAAGGTTATGTGGCAAGCAATATCAATGTGCTCAAGAAATGGGGTCCCTTGTCACAAAGCAAACATGTATGCTG GAAATTGGACATTAA
- the LOC25497156 gene encoding uncharacterized protein isoform X3 has product MRKKKKKNMEEEFVEIEVEESSLCFDDEIDFTYEFDAPMFYDFTTQETLFDDCEAEQWFEFAQSYPPSPFLMKFRYGNGGATENGNVTCGDPHHVSTMEDNNSRGVENCNQTAQDTLDGKIKALTKSSSSKSKVFTFMKPTASHLAKLKNPQEVQNPRNLRRIQEKSSASIDLLLTKRQKLESGYLRKVAQLKHQNLLTHKKTKEVDRTNVNLASKPNVTIPREPNLQTAMRAQRHKPKTNVESEEHAKSSFQVLKARPLTKKGGGTLNSNSISNSETRKNTSVGSRQEKCRTNSKPQGSTDDKKLSSKGERGVFRNIKVYPLESNDKRFTDEPPTELLSKLTLTSEAKQTAKSQSKKQSISKVHLS; this is encoded by the exons atgagaaagaagaagaaaaaaaacatggaagAAGAGTTCGTGGAGATTGAGGTTGAAGAATCTTCtttatgttttgatgatgagattgaTTTTACTTATGAATTTGATGCTCCTATGTTCTATGATTTTACAACACAAGAAACGCTTTTCGACGATTGTGAAGCAGAACAATGGTTTGAATTTGCACAAAGTTATCCACCTTCAC CATTTTTGATGAAGTTTAGATACGGAAATGGTGGTGCAACTGAAAATGGGAATGTTACTTGTGGGGATCCTCACCACGTTTCAACAATGGAAGACAACAATAGTAGAG GGGTTGAAAATTGCAATCAAACAGCACAAGATACTCTAGATGGTAAGATAAAGGCTCTAACAAAGTCAAGTTCATCAAAATCTAAAGTTTTCACTTTCATGAAACCAACGGCAAGTCATTTGGCAAAGCTGAAGAACCCTCAAGAAGTTCAAAACCCTCGAAATTTAAGAAG GATTCAAGAAAAAAGTTCTGCATCCATAGATTTACTATTAACGAAGAGGCAAAAGCTTGAGTCCGGTTACTTGCGCAAG GTTGCTCAGTTGAAGCATCAAAATCTTCTTACACATAAGAAAACTAAGGAG GTTGATCGTACCAATGTAAATTTAGCCTCTAAACCAAATGTTACTATTCCTAGAGAACCTAATCTCCAAACAGCAATGAGAGCACAAAGACACAA ACCTAAAACTAATGTAGAATCAGAGGAGCATGCAAAATCAAGTTTTCAGGTTCTTAAAGCGCGGCCCTTAACTAAAAAA GGTGGAGGTACATTGAACAGCAATTCCATCTCAAATAGCGAAACAAG gaaaaacaccAGTGTTGGCTCAAGGCAAGAAAAGTGTCGAACGAATAGCAAACCTCAAGGTAGCACTGATGATAAG AAACTCTCAAGTAAAGGAGAAAGAGGTGTCTTCCGAAATATCAAAGTATATCCCTTG gaATCAAACGACAAGAGATTTACCGATGAACCACCAACAGAATTACTTAGCAAG CTCACCCTAACATCTGAAGCCAAACAAACTGCAAAATCACAATCAAAGAAGCAGTCAATTTCTAAGGTCCATCTCTCTTG A
- the LOC25497156 gene encoding uncharacterized protein isoform X2, protein MRKKKKKNMEEEFVEIEVEESSLCFDDEIDFTYEFDAPMFYDFTTQETLFDDCEAEQWFEFAQSYPPSPFLMKFRYGNGGATENGNVTCGDPHHVSTMEDNNSRGVENCNQTAQDTLDGKIKALTKSSSSKSKVFTFMKPTASHLAKLKNPQEVQNPRNLRRIQEKSSASIDLLLTKRQKLESGYLRKVAQLKHQNLLTHKKTKEVDRTNVNLASKPNVTIPREPNLQTAMRAQRHKPKTNVESEEHAKSSFQVLKARPLTKKGGGTLNSNSISNSETRKNTSVGSRQEKCRTNSKPQGSTDDKKLSSKGERGVFRNIKESNDKRFTDEPPTELLSKLTLTSEAKQTAKSQSKKQSISKSLKENRPGSLRQEHEMMNLVKEEIQRLCGKQYQCAQEMGSLVTKQTCMLEIGH, encoded by the exons atgagaaagaagaagaaaaaaaacatggaagAAGAGTTCGTGGAGATTGAGGTTGAAGAATCTTCtttatgttttgatgatgagattgaTTTTACTTATGAATTTGATGCTCCTATGTTCTATGATTTTACAACACAAGAAACGCTTTTCGACGATTGTGAAGCAGAACAATGGTTTGAATTTGCACAAAGTTATCCACCTTCAC CATTTTTGATGAAGTTTAGATACGGAAATGGTGGTGCAACTGAAAATGGGAATGTTACTTGTGGGGATCCTCACCACGTTTCAACAATGGAAGACAACAATAGTAGAG GGGTTGAAAATTGCAATCAAACAGCACAAGATACTCTAGATGGTAAGATAAAGGCTCTAACAAAGTCAAGTTCATCAAAATCTAAAGTTTTCACTTTCATGAAACCAACGGCAAGTCATTTGGCAAAGCTGAAGAACCCTCAAGAAGTTCAAAACCCTCGAAATTTAAGAAG GATTCAAGAAAAAAGTTCTGCATCCATAGATTTACTATTAACGAAGAGGCAAAAGCTTGAGTCCGGTTACTTGCGCAAG GTTGCTCAGTTGAAGCATCAAAATCTTCTTACACATAAGAAAACTAAGGAG GTTGATCGTACCAATGTAAATTTAGCCTCTAAACCAAATGTTACTATTCCTAGAGAACCTAATCTCCAAACAGCAATGAGAGCACAAAGACACAA ACCTAAAACTAATGTAGAATCAGAGGAGCATGCAAAATCAAGTTTTCAGGTTCTTAAAGCGCGGCCCTTAACTAAAAAA GGTGGAGGTACATTGAACAGCAATTCCATCTCAAATAGCGAAACAAG gaaaaacaccAGTGTTGGCTCAAGGCAAGAAAAGTGTCGAACGAATAGCAAACCTCAAGGTAGCACTGATGATAAG AAACTCTCAAGTAAAGGAGAAAGAGGTGTCTTCCGAAATATCAAA gaATCAAACGACAAGAGATTTACCGATGAACCACCAACAGAATTACTTAGCAAG CTCACCCTAACATCTGAAGCCAAACAAACTGCAAAATCACAATCAAAGAAGCAGTCAATTTCTAAG AGTTTGAAGGAAAATAGACCTGGATCATTGCGCCAGGAGCATGAG ATGATGAACTTGGTCAAAGAAGAAATTCAAAGGTTATGTGGCAAGCAATATCAATGTGCTCAAGAAATGGGGTCCCTTGTCACAAAGCAAACATGTATGCTG GAAATTGGACATTAA